In Lacinutrix sp. Bg11-31, the DNA window AACGACACGACGTACATTTCCTTTTAATTTTAATCGATAAGCTCTAAGTAAGTAATAGCTTAAAAACTTTACAAGACTAATAAATACAAAAGTTGAAATTAAATACTTAAAGGTTACAAAAGCTTGAACATTAACACTTCTAAACGCACCAATAAAAGCATAAACAAGAATTGAAAAAATTAGAAACTGTTTTATTAAAAGAGATAAAATATTTATAGCAGAAGTATACCTATAAACGTTATAAAAACTAATAAAAGATGTTGAAAACATCCAAAAAACAACAGAATATACTATATATAATAGATGTTTATTATTGAAAAATGCTGAAGAAAAAAAGTGAAGATTTTCAGCATTAAAATTGAAAAAATAATACGCTAAAAGATTAATAATAAACAGGTCGAAAAACACCAAAAGTGGCCTTATTAACCATGAAAATCTTCCACGCGTATATTCCATTTGCTACTTATTATTATAGCTTGAAAAATCTTTATGTTCACTTTTATAAAGTTCTTCTTCACTTAGGTTTTTAAAATAATCGAATGTAATTTTCATACCTTCTTCTCTTCCTATTTTTGGCTCCCAACCTAAAAGTTTTTTGGCTAGTGAGATATCTGGTTGTCTTTGCATTGGGTCATCTACAGGCAGGTCTTTATAAATTACTTTTTGTGTAGTCCCTGTAAGTTTTATTATTTCTTCAGCAAAATCACTAATTGTTATCTCGTGTGGATTACCAATATTAACAGGATTACTATAATCACTTAGTAATAGTCTATAAATACCTTCTACTTGATCATCTACGTAACAAAAAGAACGTGTTTGCATACCATCACCAAAAACAGTTAAGTCTTCTCCTCGCAGTGCTTGTCCCATAAAAGCTGGAATAACACGACCATCGTTAAGTCTCATTCTTGGTCCATAAGTATTAAATATACGAACGATACGCGTCTCTATGCCATGAAACCGATGATAAGCCATTGTTATAGACTCTTGAAAACGTTTAGCTTCATCGTAAACTCCTCTTGGACCAATAGTATTTACATTACCGTAATACTCTTCGGTTTGAGGGTGCACTAAAGGATCTCCATAAACTTCTGATGTAGAGGCTATTAGTAGTCTAGAGCCTTTTGCTTTTGCTAAACCTAATAAATTATGCGTCCCTAAAGAACCCACTTTTAGTGTTTGAATTGGTATTTTAAGGTAATCTATTGGGCTAGCAGGCGATGCAAAATGCAAAATGTAATCTACTTTTCCATCAATTTTTATAAATTCTGTGACATCGTGCTCAATAAAACTAAAATTGGCATGTTCTTGAAGGTGTGCTAGGTTTTTTTTATCACCAGTTATAAAGTTATCCATACCAATAACTTGGTAGCCTTCTTTAATAAACCGATCGCATAAATGAGATCCTAAAAATCCTGCGGCTCCTGTTATTAATACTGTTTTTAAGCTCATTATCTTCCTATTGATACATATTTAAATCCTTCGTTTTCAATATCTTTAACATCGTACAAGTTTCTACCATCAAAAATAATATGTCCTTGCATTGCTGCTTTCATTTTATCTATATCTGGAGTTCTAAAAATACTCCATTCTGTACAAATTACTAATGCATCTGCATTGTCTAAAGCTTCGTACATACCTTCTGCATAGGTTATTTTATCTCCAAGATTCTTTTTTATATTTGGCATCGCTTCTGGGTCGAAGGCTGTAATGTTTGCGCCAGATTCTAATAAACTATCTATCATGTAAAGTGCAGGTGCTTCACGAATATCATCAGTTTCTGGTTTAAATGCTAAGCCCCAAATAGTGATGTTTTTTCCTTTTAAATCATTATTAAAGTGCGTTTCAATTTTAGGAATTAAAACTAGTTTTTGTCTTGCGTTTACATTAATAACTGCATCAAGAATTTGAAAATTATAATTATTGTCTTTTCCTGACTTATAAAGTGCTTTTACATCTTTTGGAAAGCAAGAACCTCCATAACCTATTCCTGGGAAAAGGAAACGTTTACCGATTCTAGAATCGGTTCCCATTCCTATTCTAACTTTATCGACATCTGCTCCTACTTTTTCGCAAAAGTTGGCAATCTCATTCATAAATGTAATTTTAGCTGCTAAAAAGGCATTTGAGGCATATTTAGTAAGTTCTGCAGACTTCTCGTCCATTACAATTATTGGGTTTCCTGAACGTACGTAAGGTTTGTATAATTTTTCCATTAGCTTAATTGCTCTATCGCTACTTGCTCCAACAACAATACGTTCTGGTTTTAAAAAATCGTCTACAGCAAAACCTTCTCTTAAAAACTCTGGATTTGAAACTACATCGAAATCTACAGTTGCATTTTTTGCGATTGCTGCTTCTACTTTTTCTGATGTGCCTACGGGAACCGTACTTTTATCTACTATAACTTTATAGTCTTTTATAAGTTTCCCTATATCGTTTGCGACACCTAAAATATATTTTAAATCGGCAGAACCATCTTCGCCTTCTGGTGTTGGTAAAGCTAAAAATATAATATCTCCATGTTCTAAACCTTCAGCCAAACTGGTTGAAAATTTTAAACGGTTTGCCTTTATGTTCCTTTCGAATAAAACATCTAAATGCGGCTCGTAGATTGGCACTTGGCCTTGCTGCATTTGTTTTACTTTATTTTCGTCTATATCTATACAAAGTACATCGTTGCCCGTTTCTGCGAGGCAAGTTCCTGTAACTAAACCAACATATCCTGTACCAATTACTGCTATTTTCATTTAAAAATGTATGCTTTTTATATTAAAAAAAACGCTTCAGATTAATGAAACGTTTAAAATACTTTTATTTTTTCTAAACTATTTTTTTATCTAATCTTTCAAAATCTGAATTCATACTTAAAAACTCAGGCACGATGTCTTTCATTTTTAGTACTATTTCATTTTTGGTTCCTTCTTTTGCTATTGATTCTAAATCTAGAATCAGTTTATTTATAAGGTTATAATCATAGCATTCTATTTTAGCTATCATTATTTTTTCGTTGTATGTTGGTAGTGTCTCAGACTTGTCGTTAAGCAATTCTTCATATAACTTTTCTCCTGGTCTTAGGCCAATAACTTCAATATCTATTTCTTTATAAGGTGTAAATCCTGCGAGGCGAATTATCTTTTTTGCTAAATCTATTATCTTTACAGCTTCTCCCATATCAAAGATAAAAACTTCTCCTCCGTTTCCCATTGCTCCTGCTTCTATTACTAATTGGCAGGCTTCTGGAATAGTCATGAAGTACCTAATAATGTCTGGATGTGTTATTGTTAATGGCCCTCCTTCTTCAATTTGTTTTTTAAATAATGGAACTACTGAACCGTTAGAACCTAAAACGTTTCCAAACCTTGTAGTAACAAATTGAGTATTAATTTTATTCTCTAATTTTAATTTTGCTTGAAGTGCTTGGATATAAATTTCGGCTATTCTTTTGGAAGCTCCCATCACATTACTTGGGTTTACAGCTTTATCTGTAGAAACCATGACAAATTTTTCGGCATCATACTTACTCGCCATATCTGCAACGTTTTTAGATCCTATAACATTAGCAAGTACCGCTTGAGATGGGTGTTTTTCCATTAATGGTACATGCTTGTATGCTGCGGCATGATAAACAACATTTGGTTTGTGAGTATTAAACACTTCGTTGACTGTCTTTCTATTTCTCACATCTGATATAATGGCTTCAAAATCTAGGTCTGGAAAATTTTGATTTATTTCGTGATGAATACGGTAAAGTGGTGTTTCGGCATTATCTAAAATTAGCAATTTTTTAGGTTTGTAATTTGCTACTTGTCTTACAATTTCACTACCTATTGATCCTGCTCCTCCTGTTACCAAA includes these proteins:
- a CDS encoding UDP-glucuronic acid decarboxylase family protein; the encoded protein is MSLKTVLITGAAGFLGSHLCDRFIKEGYQVIGMDNFITGDKKNLAHLQEHANFSFIEHDVTEFIKIDGKVDYILHFASPASPIDYLKIPIQTLKVGSLGTHNLLGLAKAKGSRLLIASTSEVYGDPLVHPQTEEYYGNVNTIGPRGVYDEAKRFQESITMAYHRFHGIETRIVRIFNTYGPRMRLNDGRVIPAFMGQALRGEDLTVFGDGMQTRSFCYVDDQVEGIYRLLLSDYSNPVNIGNPHEITISDFAEEIIKLTGTTQKVIYKDLPVDDPMQRQPDISLAKKLLGWEPKIGREEGMKITFDYFKNLSEEELYKSEHKDFSSYNNK
- a CDS encoding nucleoside-diphosphate sugar epimerase/dehydratase encodes the protein MFKKLKQALSQVLESSRKKIDFKNINYLPRWAILCFDSTILLIALMITKIIIGNLQNDTIYLSYLPTSQELIVILVNVLFFIFFRTYAGLIRHSTFIDAVKFFLASAATLITSLGIHYVYFLATKESIFLIPEILVYSIISFCGLFLFRILVKYIFEAYLSSQYKENQLNVLVYGTDENAIAIASALKAEKPSRYKVLGFIDKAGKNKSKEILGLPIVHLHRKVAVILRANSAQALIIADNNLTKEESIAIVDNCLEYNFKVFRAPLISDIENNKSLSNQIQKIQIEDILERDPITLDNKLVAKEIYNKIILVTGGAGSIGSEIVRQVANYKPKKLLILDNAETPLYRIHHEINQNFPDLDFEAIISDVRNRKTVNEVFNTHKPNVVYHAAAYKHVPLMEKHPSQAVLANVIGSKNVADMASKYDAEKFVMVSTDKAVNPSNVMGASKRIAEIYIQALQAKLKLENKINTQFVTTRFGNVLGSNGSVVPLFKKQIEEGGPLTITHPDIIRYFMTIPEACQLVIEAGAMGNGGEVFIFDMGEAVKIIDLAKKIIRLAGFTPYKEIDIEVIGLRPGEKLYEELLNDKSETLPTYNEKIMIAKIECYDYNLINKLILDLESIAKEGTKNEIVLKMKDIVPEFLSMNSDFERLDKKIV
- a CDS encoding UDP-glucose/GDP-mannose dehydrogenase family protein, with the protein product MKIAVIGTGYVGLVTGTCLAETGNDVLCIDIDENKVKQMQQGQVPIYEPHLDVLFERNIKANRLKFSTSLAEGLEHGDIIFLALPTPEGEDGSADLKYILGVANDIGKLIKDYKVIVDKSTVPVGTSEKVEAAIAKNATVDFDVVSNPEFLREGFAVDDFLKPERIVVGASSDRAIKLMEKLYKPYVRSGNPIIVMDEKSAELTKYASNAFLAAKITFMNEIANFCEKVGADVDKVRIGMGTDSRIGKRFLFPGIGYGGSCFPKDVKALYKSGKDNNYNFQILDAVINVNARQKLVLIPKIETHFNNDLKGKNITIWGLAFKPETDDIREAPALYMIDSLLESGANITAFDPEAMPNIKKNLGDKITYAEGMYEALDNADALVICTEWSIFRTPDIDKMKAAMQGHIIFDGRNLYDVKDIENEGFKYVSIGR